The Gossypium arboreum isolate Shixiya-1 unplaced genomic scaffold, ASM2569848v2 Contig00399, whole genome shotgun sequence nucleotide sequence aaagtaacgggtaagcatttttatgcttagtaagtctcaaggaatataatcaactctaattacagcaatacattcacatagccaaatgcgtcatttcattaatacacattcttacttcacacttcatcattatatactttcacaaagtatcaatcaattcaataactgaaattcattagtcgattgagcgaatgttgctcaaacatgtcgactttcaatgcacatataaacgtaccttattctttgggcttctcgagtgtactaattgaatttattacagcaaccaacactcacctccagcccaagattcttcgaatataaccggatataagcatgtgcacaaatgccttggtcttagcaggatagaatgacttcatacgaatgccttcggtcttagcggatatagccgctagcacaattgccttggtcttaaccggatataatttcaacataattgtctttggggcttagcccggatatcattcaatttctcatgcacacatacatcaataatcattggacatacatatttcattttcgttactaaggctcaaacacaattataatcattagcataatcgccgggacttagcgggtagaattgaatactcatacacacataaatcaataatcaatacatccatatttcattccacataattcaattaaggtcacttcttgaggacttacctcggatgttgtcgaacggcttttacggctattcgatcacttttccttcccttgtccaattgtggccctcttagctcttgagctaattcaaacaaattcaatctattaaaacctcattgtgctagcttatggcgaatatgacaaggagtttaaatggtcatatggccactctttagcttgaatacacaatggtcatgcacattttatactacatcaagcaattcaatacaatttattcgagcatcaaggaaaagctaaggccttcaataggctacccaaggcgaatattcatgtacatgttgaggccaattatgcacttaatacctcacaaaacagcatgcattttactagttaatgctttgcatattgttgctcaaaacttataatatagcatcgagcactcatatgtgtgctagtagaatgtgcttgcaatttcacattcattcttcaacatcttcttctttaaacaaacatattcatcacttagttcataaccaaacatcatgtgcaaacatatatatacatatatgagcatggcgaatttcaaggtgtccatagccatccaaaacacaaattttaactaacatgcaagaagcatgaaccatgcttatgaatgcatcatgtccgaatatgacaatcatgctccttttcaacttcaatcatgattaaacaaaagaaaactcaaaatcttactcaagagtagacaatccatcattgcatgcatcatcatcaagctttacacttagcatgcaatggctttatcaccataacaactttggccaaataccatttccatggcataacaaggatttgagccatggctaacatgcacatcaagttagcaaccaaaacatgcatgaaactcctagcacaacctcatacataccttaatcttgatgcaaacttagccaaatctccttctagatctcttccaacccaagcatgaagcaaaagtcctccccttttccttagtattttcggccaagaagtgaaaatggatgaacacaacaaaattttttcttccttctttctcaactcacggcaaggggcatccaagctcatctttctcttttttttttcattttttatgcttatttttattataatacttcctacatgactcactagccaaacatgttggaaacatgttttccttgcccatcatgcccaccttggcggccattatagtcaaatttggggaatttgacatgcaaggacaacattttcctagtgtgcatcaataggccacttcaacatttgcctatctcatttctaagttttcacacaagtcctttctagtgaaattcacctttataacactaaatcaatcatcataaaatgtcatacatgagcacgcacatattataggtatcaaaataaatttttaataatttttatgcttcggttttgtggtcccgaaaccacattccgactagggtcaattttgggctgttactcgtttcttccatatgaaaatagactcaacaaggttcatttacatagcttattcactatttaataccattcctacaaattttggtgattttcacattcacgtcactttAAATTGGCGCATAtctttttaaggtaggtcttacctattttgtagtctccatgaaccaactagtcttgccatacataggttcatatatgatcattttaaccataccaatggctgatcatgtgaccaacactcccatttcaatccataatcacatcatgacaccatatatatacatacaaaccacaaatagtctaagttcatgcttccttttacgagccattttcgcatggtcagtatacatatacatcaccaccttttaaaccaacaaggggtagtcctatacatgccatttcaaagttcaaccaaaatttataccaaaataggcgttgatagtgtggatgacttgactttattgatccgaatccgattgctatcggcgaaatctataaaacagagagccaaagcaacggggtaagcatttttatgcttagtaagtctcaaggaatataatcactttaattaaagcaatacattcacataaccaaatacatcattccattaatactcattcacatagtcattcttacttcacacttcatcattatatactttcacaaagtatcgatcaattcaatagctgaaattcattagtcgattgagcgaatgttgctcaaacatgtcgactttccattgcacatataaacgtaccttattctttggactttttgagcgtactaattgaatttattacagcaaccaacactcacctcagcccaagattcttgaatataacggatataaccacgtgcacaaatgccttggtcttagcaggatagaatgtctcgcacgaatgccttggtcttagcaggatatagccgCTTAGCACAattaattgccttggtcttaacccggatataatttcaacataattgtcttgggcttagcaggatatcattcaatttctcatgcacacatacatcaataatcattggacatacatatttcattttcgttactaaggctcaaacacaattataatcactagcataatcgcgccgggacttagcgggtattattcgaatactcatacacacataaatcaataatcaatacatccatatttcattccacataattcaagtaaggtcacttcttgaggacttacttcggatgttgtcgaacggcttttacggctattcgatcactttttccttcccttgtccaattgtggccctcttagctcttgagctaattcaaacaaattcaatctattaaaacctcattgtgctagcttatggcgaatatgacaaggagtttaaatggtcatatggccactctttagcttgaatacacaatggtcatgcacattttatactacatcaagcaattcaatacaatttattcgagcatcaaggaaaagctaaggccttcaataggctacccaaggcgaatattcatgtacatgttgaggccaattatgcacttaatacctcacaaaaacagcatgcattttactagttaatgctttgcatattgttgctcaaaacttataatatagcgtcaagcactcatatgtgtgctaggtagaatgtgcttgcaatttcacattcattcttcaacatcttcttccttaaacaaacatattcatcacttagttcataaccaaacatcatgtgcaaacatatatatacatatatgagcatggtcaatttcaaggtgtccatagccatccaaaacacaaattttaactaacatgcaagaagcatgaaccatgctcatgaatgcatcatggtagaatatgacaatcatgccccttttcaacttcaatcatgattaaacaaaaagaaaactcaaaatcttactcaagagtagacaatccatcattgcatgcatcatcatcaagcttcacacttagcatgcaatggctttatcaccataacaactttggccaaataccatttccatggcataacaaagatttgagccatggctaacatgcacatcaagttagcaaccaaaacatgcatgaaactcctaacacaacctcatacataccttaatcttgatgcaaacttagccaaatctccttctagatctcttccaaaccaagcatgaagcaaaaatcctccccctttttccttagtattttcggccaagaagtgaaaatggatgaacacaataagttttttcttccttctttctcaactcacgcaggggggaatgctactctctcacacacatttgtttttttcattcttttcttacccatgcttatttgtttattatttctccctaatgcccaacaaaacatgtttcatgacatgtttagcccatatgtCTTTGTCATGgtggccatcacttgtaaaagggaatttgacatgcaagtccattattttgcatgcatgctttaattagtcatcacacatttcctatcgtactttcaaagttcactactaagtcctttctagtggaattcacctttataacactaaatcaatcatcataaaatgtcatacatgagtacacacatattataggcatcaaaataaatttttaattatttttatgcctcggttttatggtcccgagaccacattccgactagggtcaattttgtgCTGTCACAGAATTTATGATTTCCTAGTTGTAagtagtgactaaatgagtgcattttgttattatagatcaagatttaccaaaaTCGAACCTAGACTGGGGCAAAGCCAAACAATCCGACTAAATAGACTAGTCAAGtatattttgtaaatcaaggtaagttgtatgtaaataatacgactacattgttaatgtatgtattCGAATTGTCATTCAATTGATATGGTATGAATTGCTAGATTGTGAACTAAGATTGTACATTAATGATTGAGATAGTGGAATGGTCTAGTTGAGACCCTaggaaacaaaccggatattcatgccataacgttCAGATttcttgtgtgccagtgtaatacatgtctgggacatgcattggccacattatgagtgcCAATATAAGACTATGTCTAAGACATGGTATCGGCAtagagacgagtgctagtgtaagacatgtctgggacatacatcggcctCGACGAtggtagccagtgtaagacgtgtctgggacacgcatcggctaagagttgtgctagtgtaagacatgtctgggacatgcatcagcacatatatacgagagctagtataagaccatgtctaggacgtggcatcggcctcgatgatgatagccagtgtaagaccatgtctgggacatggcatcggcaacttatcccatgtttgaggcttatagaatatccgttAGTTTTTTGAAAGGTTTAACTTTAAAGGTTATGAAAGTGacttaataaggaaagtataataatgttctgagtgatacaggtacctatttggtatgtatgaGTAATAAGTTCAAATTAGAAAATGTGATTTGAgtagacggtaatgagtaagtcaagttTATGCTTACCTTTAAGCTATGAGTATGATGactaatggtaaaattgttgttgtatatttatttatatgcaacttactaagctctatgcttactctcttttctttcccCTTTTCTTTCAATACCGCTTAATTAGCTCAAGGATTCTTTGGAGttggagatatcgatcacactatcaatcaaagcatctttctatggatgaattggtgtctATTGTAGAGAAATttgtatattgaaatgatcttatGTAGGTTGTGTAAATTGGGTgataaaatggcttggaaatggcctcctttttgtccacacgggcatgacacacggacgtgtgtctaggccgtgtgtgacacacggctcactctcatgggtgtgtgtcttggccgtgcgtcccctgcgCTTAAACTTTTTAGTTagtgttgtacacgggtaggtcacacgggcgtgttccatatGTAAGAGTACGCCTTCAGATCCCCATCATCTTCTAGTATGTTTTGTAATAAATAAACTTAATGGGCCATAAAAGGTTGAAAGGATATTTTATAATTCACTTATTAAAACGTTGTATAAAGTATGCTATTTTTTGAAATGCACggtgtttgaaatgcatagttatagcccgatgacccatttgataaaaggttataattttataaatatggcTTGCGTGTCGTGCCTTACTACTATTCTTCTGTATTTCTTTTCTCATCTTACTCCCTTGTATGTAAAATGAGtttttgaattttgtaatttgtaaaagttgctGTGGACTAGACGAGAAGAAAGATGGGCCGACCAGTGTGGATCGACTTCTTGTGAAACGGCTTACACCTTTAGGTTCCCTTTTGGTTCTCCTATTGGCTTGGGTTGAACCACCATAGTTTTTGGGCTATaactatttcatttatttattgctttacttattcatgtatgagatgctatggatgtctaaagcatgcaaatttggtaataataaaccccattaattgatgagatcaattaaaagattaaatggacTAAAGTAGACCATAATTGGTGAGATGTAACACTCTAATAAAATccctctattaaaatattaagtcaaCATGGCCTTCCAATTTATGCCCTCGTTAAGGCCTCGATCAATACTATGTAGGTTTTGCCAAAGTGAAGTGCTAGTATTTATCTTGGTTAAACGCAAAGAATAAACAAGTGATATTCGCCGGTTAAAAATTGGTTAACGACTtaactaggttactctaataggattagaaacctagaggcaagtaatttggataaatcataagatgattagaacaagagttgttcaccaaattgtaggagttacatatgatgtaattagcaagtgttgcttacctaaataactataatcttgagagtaaagccaaagctgacttaagaggaggtgaaatatggatccttaaaccactagaaatactttcaagaaagtctttccgaaattaatatatgagggttattaattttgaaataaaatagtggGAACATCATTTAATAAAGTCCTTTTAATGATTGATATAAACTTGGTAAATttattcacatgtatattttattgttGTAGATATATTATGGCTGCAAACACTAATACACTCTCATTACGATTGGTCCTTGAGAAGGACAAATTGAATGGTTTGAATTTTCTTGGTGGTTTCAGAACTTGAGGATTGTCCTCAAACAAGAACGgaaattatatgtcattgaaAAACCACTTCGATGAACCAGGCTAATGCCTCGAGGTGATAAAGATGCTTACAAGAAGCATCTCGATGAAATAGTAGCGTTGGATGTCTTATGCTTGCCACTATGAATCTCGAGCTTCAAAAGCAACATGAGGATATGGTTGCTTATGATATGATCGAGCACTGAAAAACTATATCAAGGGCAAGTAAGGCAAGAGAGGTTCGATATCTCTAAGGCCCTATTCCAATGTAAAGTTGGTGAAGGAAGCCCAATAGGACCTCATGTTCTTAAAatgattggttatattgaaagctGTCTAAGCTTGGGTTTCCATTGAGCCAAGAGTTGGCCATTGATGTTATTTTGCAATCATTCTTTGGATAGTTCTGACCAGTTTGTCCTCAAtttcaatatgaatgaaattgacaagactACCACAGCTTGCTCAAGGTATGTTACTTCTGCTGAAGGCAACATGAAAAGGTTGGACCCAAGCCCATACCGATGGTCCGTAACAACAAGGGCAAGGGAAAGGCTAAAGTCCCGACAAAGCCCAAAGGCAAAGGTAAGCCCAATCTTGGAAAGGGAAAGACTACACTGAAACCTAAAGGTGAGGTGTCTAAGGAAGGAAACTGTTTTCATTGTGGTGTGACTGGACATTGGAAGCGGAATTGGCCTGTCTATCTTGAGGAAATCAAGAAGGCCAAAGCAAGAGGAATGTCTGCTTCAGGTGtttatgttattgatattaatttatcaactactACTTCTTGGGTATTAGATATTGGTTGTGGTTCTCATATTTGTACTTCTGTACAGGGACTACAAAGGAGTAGGACTTTGGCTAGAGGAGATGTGGACCTGCGAGTTTGAAATGGAGCAAGAGTTGCTGCATTAGCTGTGGGAACATATACTTTATCTTTTCCTAGTGGACTTGGTTTAATTTTAAAGGATTGTTATTTTGTGCCCAGTTtgactaaaaacattatttcaatttcttgtttagacaaaattggttttgagataataattaagaataattgttgttccttttatctcaataatgttttctatggttcggcacaattgattaatggcctctatattttagatcaaatgaatcccatttacaacataaatactaaaagatctaaaataaatgactcaaatcaaacttatctttggcattgtcgtttgggccacataagtgagaaacgcatatccaaactccataaagatggtcttttggattcatttgtttttgaacaatttgaagtatgtgaatcttgcttattaggaaaaatgactaaatctcctTTTACTGGTAAAAGTGTACAATTTAGTGATTTATTGGGCTTAATACATTCAGATGTATGTGGACTAATAAATACACAAGCCAGAGGTGGATTTCActacttcattactttcactgATGATGTCAGTAGATATGGGTATGTTTATCTCATGGGCCATAAATCTGAGGCCCttgaaaagttcaaggaattcaaaaatgaagtacaaaatcaactaggCAAAACTATTAAGACACTTCGATCTGATCGAGGTGGAGAGTATTTGAGCCTAGAGTTTGATGATCTTTTGAAGGAATGTGGGATTGTCTTACAACGTACTCCTCTTGGTACTCCTTAATGGAATGGAGTTTCTGAGAGAAGAAATAGAACTCTATTAGACATGGTTCGATCCATGATGAGTCATGCTGATCTACCGACTTCCTTTTGGGGACATGCACTTGAAACAACTATTTTCACACTAAATCGTGTTCCATCTAAATCGGTTCAAAAGACGCCATATGAGATGTGGACTGGGAAACGTCCCAGTATAtcttttatgaaaatttggggttgcgaagcttatgttAAACGTTTGACATCTACTAAGCTTGAACCCAAATTTGAAAGGTGTATCTTTGTGGGGTATCCGAAAGAAACCAaaggatattatttctttaatcccaCTAAGAACAAAGTGTTTGTTGCTCGGACTGGTGTCTTCCTAGGGAGagaatttgtttctagaaaaggAAGTGGGAGAAAGATTGAACTTGAAGAAATTTGAGAATCACAAGATACCACTGAACCAGAGATAGAACAACAGCAAATTCCACAAGAAATTGAGGAACAAGTAACTGCTATAGAAATACAACCACCACGTAGTCTTTAAGAGAATGCCATGCACCTAAGAGATATGGATTTCTCATTACAATGCATGGTGACATTCTTCTTATAGTTCAAGATGAGCCTAGGACTTATCAAGAAGCGGTGGCGAGCCCAGACTCTGAGAAATGGCTTGAGGCCATGACATCTGAGATGGATTCCATGTATGAAAACCAAGTTTGGACTTTGGTTGACCCACCCGAAGGGGTTAAACCTATAGGGTGCaagtgggttttcaaaaagaaaactgACATGGATGGTAATGTACAAACATACAAGGGGCGATTAGTCGCTAAAGGTTTTCGCCAAATTCATGGTGTTGACTATGATGAAACCTTTTCTCCTGTAGCTATGTTTAAATCCATCAGGATCTTGCTCGCCATAGCTGCATTTCATGAATATGAAATCTAGCAGATGGATGTCAAAACAGCTTTCCTTAATGGGAAACTTGAAGAGGATGTGTATATGACACAACTTGAAGGTTTTGTCAATCCAAAGGATGCTGGAAAGATATGTAAGTTACAAAGATCTATTTATGGATTAAAGCAAGCTTCTCGAAGTTGGAATCTTCATTTTAACGATGCaatcaaagagtttggttttatcaaaaataaagatgagccatgtgtttacaagaaagttaGTGGGAACACAATCACATTCTTGGTACTGTATGTGGATGACATACTTATCATGGGCAATGACATACCTACCTTACAGTCTATTAAGACTTggttaggaagttgtttttctatgaagGACTTGGGTAAAGCCActtatgtgacaacccgaattagggcctaatcggaatagtggtttcgtgaccacaaatccgagatagaaataattgttttataattattttggggtttatgatatgattgcatgattgtgtgaaaatttcgtgatgaaattctatgcctaaagtgcttaaattgaaagtagggactaaatcgaataagttgcaaaatttgcatcccggaagtttttagtatgaaattgttttggaatattaattaggaggtcttaaatagcaatttgaccaattttaagttcatggacaaaattaggacatggaaggaatttttgaaagtttagtaaggagggcattttggtcatttggatattaaatgaaataaaatgggaaaaataacacaaaattgatcatcatccttcttagttgctgccgaattctccctctctccatagctagggtttcttcaattttcaagctccatagtaagtgattccaagcccgtttttaatgttctttacgttttggaatcctcaagctcgattaagcttatgctagtaataatttaacctagggttcgtatttggaaaaatacccataggtgaaatttgtgtattttgatgttttatgatagaatatgaggttttaaattatgttaaataacttgtgctactcggttttaagtgaaaagcagaGTAaagcggcataatcggtaaaaatacctattgttcataactatatgatagagtgagaatttgatgttgttgtagaagagaaaatgttcagcatatcataaaatataagaataagggctgaaattaaattcccgagcctagggcaaaattgtaattttgtaaagttaggggcaaaaatgtaatttttccatgatgtgattttggattgaaataaatagtatgagtattaaatgagctaaatgtgttattatagatcaataaagacgcggaattgatctcgaacgggggaaggaaaaagttttggactaaattgcaaaatttccacattttgtaccaaggtaagtttgtatgtaaatattacaataatttcatgtacattcttatatttcagcctattatataaatatactagctgatgttaaaatgtaaatcgactattggaagaatggaaataaatatagagagagatccggttgaacattggagagatcgaatgaaatagaggagcgtagctaggtcacatgtatgatctttgagtgcacatcatgtgtacaagaaagctacgagacacctgtagtagctaggtcacatgtgtgatacgagatgtatcccatgtagacaagagagctacgtgaaagataaatgtagctaggtgcatgcgtgattccaagtgaaggacaccatgtagacaagagagctacgtgaaagataaatgtagctaggtcgcatgcgtgattccaagtgaaggacaccatgtagacaagagagctacgagacaaatcggttaggtcgcatgagtggtactaagtgttcaccatgtgtacaagagagccgaactaaacgaagtatgatggtgaaacgtgtctttgaaaccattaaatatcgagattgatccgaattgttcaacaggatggttttgtggtgatattgtggtttggacctacacttatggtgaatgaaatgtagtgaaaatgatttgtgatatatacatatataagataaaatgaggttagcataaagaatgtgtgaaagagtgaaattagcattaaaactgtttttagatggtagcagtgacgtgattttgaaaaatcaccaaaataggaggaatataattagaggttgaatgagatgtgaaattaaattttaatgagtctactttcatataaaagaaacagagcaagcaaaggaattctatattttgagatatttacaattgtatgtgacttgctcaggatgaatacgtgatccctgttccaactttgtaaaatcattaaaattgtacaaagcaaattaagaaatatagtttacatgcctaaattccttattgagactagttttaaatgaaacagacttcagggttgtttgaattgtgtactgagagaaattc carries:
- the LOC128289044 gene encoding uncharacterized mitochondrial protein AtMg00820-like, with the translated sequence MHGDILLIVQDEPRTYQEAVASPDSEKWLEAMTSEMDSMYENQVWTLVDPPEGVKPIGCKWVFKKKTDMDGNVQTYKGRLVAKGFRQIHGVDYDETFSPVAMFKSIRILLAIAAFHEYEI